In Streptomyces camelliae, the sequence CCGGAGCAGCCGGTGCACGGTGTGCTGGTGGTGATGTACGAACAGGAGCGGCCCTGAGCCGGCCGGCGTCTCAGAGCCTGGAATTCCACCCTGCGCGCGCGTGCCGGTGCCGAGCATGGCCGCATGGTGGACATGTCTCTCTACGCGGCGTTCCTGATCGCCGCTTTCGCACTCTGCGTCACCCCGGGACCCGACATGATGTTCATCGTGGCGGTGGGCAGCCGGGGCGGACCCCTGACCGGGCTGACGGCGGCCGTCGGGGTGGCCTGCGCGATGTTCGTACACACGGTCGCCGCGGCGCTCGGGCTGTCGGCGCTGTTCCTGACCCTGCCGACGCTGTATCACGCGCTGCGCTGGGCCGGCGCGGCCTATCTGCTGTTCCTCGCGTTCAGGGCGTTCCGCGGAGACGGCGGCACCGCGGAGACGGAGGCGGTGCCGGGACGCGGACGCCGACGGGCGTTCTGGCGAGGAGCCGTCACCAACCTCCTCAACCCGAAGGTGATCCTCTTCAACGTCTCCTTCCTGCCGCAGTTCGTGAACCCCGAACTGGGGCACGTGCGCGAGCAGTTCCTCGTCCTGGGGTGCACGATCACGCTGATGGGCGTCATGGTCGACGGGTCGGTCGGGCTGCTCTCGGGCAAGCTCGCCTCGCTGCTGCGGCGCAGTCGGCGGGTGGCCCGGGGACTGGACTGGTTCAGCGGGACGGTGTTCACGGGGCTCGCGGTGCGACTGGTGGCCGCTCCGAAGTGATCAGTCCGCAGGAAATCTCTACTGTCAACCATCGGTTGACAGTAGAGGGGGTGCAACCTACGGTTGACACATGGCGACCAACCCGAACATCACGGCATCCGTACGCCTCGACGACCTCATCGAGGCCATCAAGAAGGTTCACCCCGAACCCCTCGACCAGCTCCAGGACGCGGTGATCGCCGCCGATCACCTCGGTGACGTGGCCGACCATCTGATCGGCCACTTCGTCGACCAGGCCCGCCGCTCCGGCGCGTCCTGGACCGAGATCGGCAAGAGCATGGGCGTGACCCGGCAGGCGGCGCAGAAGCGGTTCGTGCCGAAGGAGTCCAACGATCTCGACCCCAGCCAGGGCTTCAGCCGCTACACCCCGCGCGCGCGGCAGGTGGTCGTGTCCGCGCACAACGAGGCGGTGGCGGCCCGCAACCCCGAGGGCCGCCCCGAGCACCTGGTCCTCGGCCTCCTCGCCGAACCGGAGGGCCTGGCGGCCAGGGCGATCGTCGAGCAGGGCGTCCTGCTGGACTCCGTACGGCAGGCCGCGACGGCCGCGCTCCCGCCCGCCGCGGCGGAGGTACCCGACCTGATCCCCTACGGCCCCGAGGCCAAGAAAGCCCTGGAACTCACCTTCCGCGAGGCCCTGCGCCTCGGCCACAACTACATCGGCACCGAGCACATCCTGCTCGCGCTCCTGGAGCAGGAGAACGGCGAGGGCGTCCTCAGCGGCCTCGGCATCACCAAGGCCGACACCGAGAAGTACGTCGCCAAGGTGCTGTCCCTGCTGGTGGATCAGCAGAAGGCGGCGATCGGGGAGACGTCGGACGAGCCCACCTCCTCGGACCACTGAGCCGCCGGATCCATCGGACGGCTCGGTCGGCGGCCCGTCCGACGAGCGAGCCGGCGAGCCCGCCGGACGGCTGAGCCGGCAAGCCCGCCGCACCACGGAACCGGCGGGGCCCGCCGCACCACCGAGCCAGCGGGGCCCGTCGACCACCGAGCCAGCGGGCTCGTCGGACGGCTGAGGCCGGTTCGCGGGGCGCGGCCGGTGGCCGGTCCGCGAGCCCGGGCACGCCCCTTCCGCGACTCGAACCGCAGGTCAGGGCGATTGTCAGACCCGGGTGCCAGACTCGCACCCATGACCGACCGGTGGGCGCTCGCTCCGGCCGAGGACGGTGGCGTGGACGTCGCCCCCCTCGGCCCGGACGGGCTGCCCGCCGGGCCGGTGCGGCGGGAGAGTGATCTCGCCGGGGCGGTGCGGAGCCGCCCGGAGGTGACGCGCTGGGTGTGGCGGTCCACCCCCGAGGTCTATCCGCGTCTGCTCGCCACGGGGGTGCGAGTGGAGCGGTGCTACGACATCGAGGACGCCGAGACACTCCTGCTGGGCCATGAGGGCCGGCACGGCGAGCCGCGTTCGGCCGCCGCCGCCCTGGCCCGCCTCCGGGGCGGCCCCGTACCGCCCGACCCGCCGCTGCGCGCGGCCGAACCGGGCGCCCAGTCCCCGCTGTTCGAGCCCACGGCCGCCCGGCTGCCCCTGACCGACCTCCTCGCGGTCTACGCCGACCAGCTGCGGCGGCACGAGCGGGCGGCCCACCCCGACCGGATGCGGCTGCTGACGGCGGCCGAGTCGGCCGGGATGCTGGTGGCGGCCGAGATGAACCACGCGGGGCTGCCGTGGAGCGCCGAGGTCCACCGCGAGCTGCTGCACGGCCTGCTGGGCGATCGGTACGCGGGCGGGGGCGAGCCGCGCCGCCTCGCCGAGCTGGCCGACGAGGTGTCCGCCGCCTTCGGCCGCCGGGTGCGTCCCGACCTGCCCGCTGATGTGATCAAGGCCTTCGCGCAGGCCGGGATCAAGGTGCGCTCGACCCGCCGCTGGGAGATCCAGTCCGTCGACCACCCGGCCGTCGCACCCCTGCTGGAGTACAAGAGGCTGTACCGCATCTGGGTGGCGCACGGCTGGTCCTGGCTCCAGGACTGGGTGCGCGACGGCCGCTTCCGCCCCGAGTTCCTCGCCGGCGGCACGGTCACCGGGCGCTGGGTGACCAACGGCGGGGGCGGACTGCAGATCCCCAAGGTGATCCGCCGGGCCGTGGTCGCCGACCCCGGCTGGCGGCTGGTGGTGGCCGACGCCGACCAGATGGAGCCGCGCGTGCTCGCCGCCATCTCCCGCGACCCCGGCCTGATGGAGGTGGCCGGCCGCGAGAGCGACCTCTACCAGTCCGTCTCCGAGCGCGCCTTCTCCGGCGACCGCGACCAGGCCAAGCTCGCCGTGCTCGGCGCGGTCTACGGCCAGACCTCCGGCGACGGCCTGAAGAACCTCGCCGCGCTGCGCCGCCGCTTCCCGAAGGCCGTCGCCTACGTCGACGAGGCCGCCCGCGCGGGCGAGGAGGGCCGGCTCGTGCGCACCTGGCTGGGCCGGACCTGCCCGCCGGCCGCCGGGTCCGGGGAGGACGCGGCGGAGGAGGCGGGCATCCCTCTCGGCGAGGACGACGGCGAGGCGCCGGCGGCGGACGGCCAGGGCTGGGTCCCCGGCTACGCCTCCGCCAACTCCCGTGCGCGGGGCCGCTTCACGCGGAACTTCGTCGTCCAGGGGAGCGCCGCCGACTGGGCCCTGCTGATGCTCGCCGCGCTCCGCAGGGCCTGCGCGGATCTCAAGGCCGAGATGGTCTTCTTCCAGCACGACGAGGTGATCGTGCACTGCCCGTCCGAGGAGGCCGACACCGTCGTGCGG encodes:
- a CDS encoding bifunctional 3'-5' exonuclease/DNA polymerase — its product is MTDRWALAPAEDGGVDVAPLGPDGLPAGPVRRESDLAGAVRSRPEVTRWVWRSTPEVYPRLLATGVRVERCYDIEDAETLLLGHEGRHGEPRSAAAALARLRGGPVPPDPPLRAAEPGAQSPLFEPTAARLPLTDLLAVYADQLRRHERAAHPDRMRLLTAAESAGMLVAAEMNHAGLPWSAEVHRELLHGLLGDRYAGGGEPRRLAELADEVSAAFGRRVRPDLPADVIKAFAQAGIKVRSTRRWEIQSVDHPAVAPLLEYKRLYRIWVAHGWSWLQDWVRDGRFRPEFLAGGTVTGRWVTNGGGGLQIPKVIRRAVVADPGWRLVVADADQMEPRVLAAISRDPGLMEVAGRESDLYQSVSERAFSGDRDQAKLAVLGAVYGQTSGDGLKNLAALRRRFPKAVAYVDEAARAGEEGRLVRTWLGRTCPPAAGSGEDAAEEAGIPLGEDDGEAPAADGQGWVPGYASANSRARGRFTRNFVVQGSAADWALLMLAALRRACADLKAEMVFFQHDEVIVHCPSEEADTVVRAIRASADLAGRLTFGETPVRFPFTTGVVECYADAK
- a CDS encoding LysE family translocator produces the protein MVDMSLYAAFLIAAFALCVTPGPDMMFIVAVGSRGGPLTGLTAAVGVACAMFVHTVAAALGLSALFLTLPTLYHALRWAGAAYLLFLAFRAFRGDGGTAETEAVPGRGRRRAFWRGAVTNLLNPKVILFNVSFLPQFVNPELGHVREQFLVLGCTITLMGVMVDGSVGLLSGKLASLLRRSRRVARGLDWFSGTVFTGLAVRLVAAPK
- a CDS encoding Clp protease N-terminal domain-containing protein; amino-acid sequence: MATNPNITASVRLDDLIEAIKKVHPEPLDQLQDAVIAADHLGDVADHLIGHFVDQARRSGASWTEIGKSMGVTRQAAQKRFVPKESNDLDPSQGFSRYTPRARQVVVSAHNEAVAARNPEGRPEHLVLGLLAEPEGLAARAIVEQGVLLDSVRQAATAALPPAAAEVPDLIPYGPEAKKALELTFREALRLGHNYIGTEHILLALLEQENGEGVLSGLGITKADTEKYVAKVLSLLVDQQKAAIGETSDEPTSSDH